The following are from one region of the Desulfonatronum thioautotrophicum genome:
- the ruvB gene encoding Holliday junction branch migration DNA helicase RuvB — translation MTQTQTLPRALPIEETIRPKRLEDFIGQDDLRANLRVFLQAARDRGQALDHTLFYGPPGLGKTTLAQIMANELSVNLVTTSGPVLERSGDLAAIVTNLGCRDLLFIDEIHRMPASVEEILYPAMEDFKLDLIIGQGPGARTVKIDLEPFTLVGATTRLGLLTSPLRDRFGVISRLNFYNNVELAAIIRRAAALLSAPITDDGALEIGRRARGTPRIANRLLRRVWDFASVQGGIQIDARLAQEALGRMDVDAQGLDQMDRRILSALIKQFQGGPVGVKTLAVACSEEVRTIEDIYEPYLIQCGFIKRTARGRVATAQAFAHLKERIPRSLAVREQGTLDFE, via the coding sequence ATGACCCAGACTCAAACGTTACCCCGAGCATTGCCCATTGAGGAAACCATCCGTCCGAAGCGGCTGGAGGACTTCATTGGTCAGGACGATCTGCGTGCAAATTTACGGGTTTTCTTGCAGGCTGCCAGGGATCGCGGCCAAGCCTTGGACCACACCCTGTTTTACGGTCCTCCTGGGCTGGGTAAGACCACTTTGGCCCAGATCATGGCCAACGAACTAAGTGTGAACCTGGTGACCACCTCCGGTCCGGTTTTGGAGCGTAGCGGGGACTTGGCCGCCATTGTGACCAACCTGGGGTGTCGGGATTTGTTGTTTATCGATGAAATCCACCGCATGCCGGCCAGTGTGGAGGAGATTCTCTATCCGGCCATGGAGGATTTCAAGCTGGACCTGATCATTGGTCAGGGGCCGGGTGCGCGTACCGTGAAGATTGATTTGGAACCCTTTACCCTGGTCGGGGCCACGACCCGCCTCGGCCTGCTGACCTCTCCGCTGCGGGATCGTTTCGGTGTGATTTCCCGACTGAATTTTTACAACAACGTGGAATTGGCGGCGATCATTCGTAGGGCCGCTGCACTGCTGTCCGCGCCCATCACCGATGACGGCGCACTGGAGATTGGTCGCCGTGCCCGGGGCACACCCCGGATCGCCAACCGCTTGCTGCGCCGGGTTTGGGACTTCGCCTCGGTGCAGGGCGGCATCCAAATCGACGCCCGTCTGGCTCAGGAAGCACTGGGTCGAATGGACGTGGACGCCCAGGGCCTGGATCAAATGGACCGGCGCATCCTCAGCGCCCTGATCAAGCAGTTTCAGGGAGGTCCGGTGGGGGTTAAGACCCTGGCTGTGGCCTGCTCCGAAGAGGTCCGGACCATCGAAGACATTTATGAGCCGTACCTCATCCAGTGCGGGTTCATCAAACGCACGGCCCGCGGTCGCGTGGCCACGGCCCAAGCCTTCGCCCACCTCAAGGAACGTATTCCTCGGTCCCTGGCCGTCCGGGAGCAGGGAACTCTGGATTTTGAGTAA
- the thyX gene encoding FAD-dependent thymidylate synthase, which produces MSQAKLKVRLLSMTPEALAVIYAAFRQCYSPGYVGDLWPKLVGGQVDPAEQALFVADVMESGHLSPVEHVSFTFAVEGVSRALTHQLVRHRLASYSQQSQRYVNESGFEYVLPPQIAKIPEARKLFEEFMDRTAETYGRLRELLQDHGRKGAKANEDARFVLPQAAESKIVLTMNCRSLLHFFALRCCERAQWEIRAMAKEMLAICLKRLPVVFQHAGARCIGLGYCPEGERFTCGRYPLQSTSFQSGE; this is translated from the coding sequence ATGTCTCAAGCCAAGCTGAAGGTCCGCCTTCTGTCCATGACCCCCGAGGCGTTGGCCGTGATCTACGCCGCGTTTCGGCAGTGCTACAGCCCTGGATACGTGGGTGATCTCTGGCCGAAGTTGGTGGGTGGGCAGGTAGATCCGGCGGAGCAGGCTCTTTTTGTCGCGGACGTGATGGAATCCGGCCATCTCAGCCCGGTGGAGCATGTCAGTTTCACCTTTGCCGTGGAAGGAGTTTCCCGAGCCTTGACCCACCAATTGGTGCGTCACCGGTTGGCCTCCTACTCCCAGCAAAGCCAGCGCTATGTGAACGAGAGCGGGTTTGAGTACGTGCTGCCGCCCCAGATCGCCAAAATTCCCGAAGCCCGTAAGCTGTTTGAGGAATTCATGGATCGGACCGCCGAGACCTACGGGCGGTTGCGGGAGCTGCTGCAAGACCATGGCCGTAAAGGGGCCAAGGCCAACGAGGACGCAAGGTTCGTTCTGCCCCAGGCAGCTGAGAGCAAGATTGTCTTGACCATGAACTGCCGGAGTCTGCTACACTTCTTCGCCCTGCGTTGCTGCGAGCGCGCCCAGTGGGAAATTCGGGCCATGGCCAAGGAGATGCTGGCTATCTGTCTAAAGCGCCTGCCGGTTGTGTTTCAGCACGCCGGAGCCCGCTGCATCGGTCTGGGATATTGCCCAGAAGGGGAGCGCTTTACCTGCGGTCGCTATCCGTTGCAGTCAACTTCGTTTCAATCCGGGGAATAA
- the larC gene encoding nickel pincer cofactor biosynthesis protein LarC translates to MIALYLDCPSGISGDMLLAGMADLGLDLAPLERLFRQAGLEVQLGTVKDTRRGLAGKRLEIRSAVKQPLRRLPEITKLLGALGLPVEVFQRSKQSFERLAAVEAKVHGVDPSVIHFHEVGAVDTVVDVVGAFWGLYELGVTTVHASPLPWFRGQVHCAHGLLPLPAPAVVELLQGKPVFSTDHTVELVTPTGALLVDQLVDEFRSGPQGALQRCGIGLGSMELADQPNALRCQLYVPSPPAGPTTKPYADTECTEEVIQFSTNIDHLTGEELGSCFDALFEAGALDVLFLPGMMKKNRPGGQLQVLCRPDHVANVQQAVFQQTLSLGVRRQRLERVVLPRREAFAETPLGKLSVKQADMEGNQYERPEFRALQELAQRTGRSVAQLRYLLGPVSESDQQYAGITTEGEDVSSKGDGLEK, encoded by the coding sequence ATGATCGCATTGTATTTGGACTGCCCCAGCGGCATAAGCGGAGACATGCTCCTCGCCGGAATGGCCGATCTCGGACTGGATCTCGCCCCATTGGAACGTCTTTTTCGTCAAGCCGGCCTGGAGGTGCAACTGGGCACGGTGAAAGATACTCGACGAGGACTTGCAGGTAAACGTTTGGAAATTCGGTCAGCCGTCAAGCAACCGCTGCGTCGGCTGCCGGAAATTACAAAACTTCTTGGTGCACTGGGCTTGCCCGTGGAAGTCTTCCAACGGTCCAAGCAGTCCTTCGAACGTTTGGCCGCGGTGGAAGCCAAGGTGCATGGAGTTGATCCGTCTGTTATCCATTTTCATGAAGTCGGAGCCGTGGACACCGTGGTTGATGTGGTTGGAGCTTTCTGGGGGCTGTACGAGTTGGGAGTCACCACCGTACATGCCAGCCCGCTGCCCTGGTTTCGGGGACAGGTCCACTGTGCTCACGGCCTGTTGCCACTACCCGCTCCGGCGGTGGTGGAGTTGCTCCAAGGCAAACCTGTTTTCAGCACGGACCACACCGTGGAGCTGGTCACCCCAACTGGAGCCTTGCTCGTTGATCAACTGGTGGACGAATTCCGTTCAGGACCCCAGGGGGCACTGCAGCGTTGCGGTATCGGACTGGGATCAATGGAGCTTGCCGACCAGCCCAATGCCCTTCGCTGCCAGCTCTATGTCCCTTCCCCTCCCGCAGGCCCAACCACAAAGCCTTACGCAGACACGGAGTGCACAGAAGAGGTCATCCAGTTTTCCACGAACATCGACCACCTGACTGGAGAAGAGCTGGGAAGCTGTTTCGATGCGTTGTTCGAGGCCGGCGCACTGGATGTTCTGTTTCTGCCGGGGATGATGAAGAAAAATCGCCCTGGAGGTCAGCTCCAAGTACTCTGTCGACCTGATCATGTCGCCAACGTGCAACAGGCTGTTTTCCAACAGACATTGTCTCTTGGCGTGCGTCGGCAGCGGCTGGAACGGGTCGTCCTTCCCCGGCGCGAAGCCTTTGCCGAAACCCCCCTGGGCAAGTTGTCTGTTAAGCAGGCGGATATGGAAGGAAATCAATACGAGCGACCGGAGTTCAGGGCTCTCCAGGAATTGGCGCAACGCACCGGGCGCTCCGTGGCCCAGTTGCGCTATCTCCTGGGACCGGTCAGCGAATCGGATCAGCAATACGCGGGGATAACAACTGAAGGTGAGGACGTTTCAAGCAAAGGTGACGGACTGGAGAAATGA
- a CDS encoding CBS and ACT domain-containing protein produces the protein MLISDWMTSEVISVEPDISMMKVSKIMKEKRIRRIPVIDGGKKLVGIVTDRDIKEASPSKATTLDIHELYYLLSEIKVKDIMTKKPFTVLPEDTIERAALVMMEKRVGGLPVVDAQGAVVGIITESDIFKVLIAITGAHFGGVLLAFKLPNTEGSLKEVLEVLREQQARIISILTSYGQQEEEGYRQVYVRIQDLEKDVLDALLEKLKSHFHVLYWARETLHAVE, from the coding sequence ATGCTGATCAGTGACTGGATGACCAGCGAGGTCATTTCCGTTGAGCCAGACATCTCCATGATGAAGGTTTCAAAAATCATGAAGGAAAAGCGCATTCGGCGCATTCCCGTGATCGATGGGGGCAAAAAGTTGGTGGGCATCGTCACGGATCGGGACATCAAAGAGGCCTCACCGTCCAAAGCCACGACCCTCGACATCCACGAGTTGTACTACCTTCTCTCGGAGATCAAGGTCAAAGACATCATGACCAAAAAACCCTTTACCGTCTTGCCGGAGGACACCATTGAACGGGCTGCCCTGGTCATGATGGAAAAACGGGTCGGGGGGCTCCCGGTTGTCGACGCCCAGGGGGCGGTGGTAGGGATTATAACGGAAAGCGATATTTTCAAAGTGTTGATTGCCATTACTGGAGCCCACTTCGGCGGTGTGCTACTGGCGTTCAAATTGCCAAACACCGAAGGAAGTCTCAAGGAAGTCCTTGAGGTTCTGCGCGAACAGCAGGCTCGTATCATTAGCATCCTGACCTCCTACGGTCAGCAGGAGGAAGAAGGCTACCGGCAGGTCTACGTCCGCATTCAAGACCTGGAAAAAGATGTTTTAGACGCCTTGTTGGAGAAATTGAAAAGTCATTTCCATGTTCTCTACTGGGCACGGGAAACATTGCACGCGGTTGAGTGA